Part of the Falco naumanni isolate bFalNau1 chromosome 3, bFalNau1.pat, whole genome shotgun sequence genome is shown below.
TTTTATCTTCCACACAGATACTATTTGCTACCCGGGCAATGTTTTCCTATAATTGTACATAAGTCTTCTTTTAtacagctgcagttttctttgtgtttctttctgcctttcgTTTTCAAAAATGTGCAGATTTGTAAGctgcataattttcttcttttttgtcctTAACTAATGATTTATCAAAGTAATGTTCCCAGGGGAATTTAAATGCAGGTTTAGTACATAGGTTCACAACACTCCTGGGTTTCTCCTGGGtttaaatggtttaaaattTACTTAATTTTGGATCTGTATAGAATTGAGAGCTGATACTGAGAAGGAATTTAGGCATATTTCTTAGCTCATGTCCTTTTCCTGGGAAGACACCTGTTCTGAGTAGTATCATGAATaactataaaataataaagctaTTATTTGCCTTTATACTGATGGAGTTTTATTCATGATGTGTACCTCCCATCCCTTCTGTATGTTccagcaattttattttccccagaaacTGGAAGATCCCTTGAGGTTAGGAGTATCGCAGACTTTAAGATATCTGCCCAGTGGTACCTGCCTCATGTTGTTTTTCAGTTAAGAGACCAGAAATTTTGTTGATgttattactgttgttgttgttattaaaatttgtatttacGGAATGGAAAAACAGCAACCGTGGAGCGATCTCTGAAGTCTACAGGTATTTGTCAAGTGTTCGGTTGCCAAACCCCTACAGTTCTTCTGGCAGTCAGCGTGCTGTCAGTACCAAATCTGTAACACAGagtgattttctttccttggggAACACAAGCAAGAGAGCATCAGGATGgaaatttctctgttttccgCTAATGAATACTTGCCTGAGTCCCTGGCCTGATAACATGCAGTGCTGTGCCTTTGCAGAATGCAAATAGCCTTTGCTTCACCTGAAGTATAGGACTCTTTTGTCaaactgaagattttaatttataagCCTGTTACTGCCCTaagaaaactttcctttttgtgATCAGTTCTGCCCCAAATTAGCAGTTTTCCTTAGCctcacagatttattttctctaagGGTTGGCATCTAGAGAAAAATGAGGCAAGAATAATGCACTATAACACTGGTATATTATAATTTCCTATACAGTCATGCAAGCCACAGATAgctgtttttaaagcatcagaGAAGTTACTTAAATTTGTTGAAGTATTTACCTTTAATCCTGTGGGAGAGAAGACTTTGGTCCTGTCCTCGGTCAggttctgtgtttgtgtgttaaGCAATGaatacatttagaaatacaGTGCAATAGCTTGcacctccctttccttttcccctacACCCAGGTTGTTTCTGCCTACCCAAAGATCCTTTCTAACACATCCCTAAAAGGTCTCGTGTAATTTTGTCCTCTTTGTTGACCTTGtcacttttcagttttaaacttttcaaaagGACAATGGAATTAAAATCTCAGCTCTGCTGTTACACCACAATGTTCCACTGACAGGATAGCAGAACAATTCACCTATTCCAATggtcttctggttttgtggaGACAACTGCtctgttgtttaaaataaatgactaGTAAAAAGGTTACACAACTAGAATGCTTGGGTTTGGTTTCTGGATATAAGCAGATATTGTAAGCCTGATTCTCCTCTCTGGCTTTGTGCAGCTGTGACTCCTGAGTTTCAAATGGGGTACGTCAGCATAAAATGTCAAGTTTAGTGATTGAATTAGACACTGTGGGTCCAGCTTGAGACTGACGATCATTAGGAGCATAGACAGAGGCAAAGCCATGAGGGACCTTTCAGGGTAAGGGGTGGACACCCCACTGGTTGTGTGGGTGAAGGAATCTCACTGCAGCCATGGCTGGGAACCATGTGagagaaacactgcaaaacacTGAGTGCACAGTACTTGCATGTAGTGAAGGAGAACAAGGACTGAAGCAACCCTGGGAGGACTTGAGCAAGGATGGagtgaaaaaatacaacaaGGGCAAATATGGCACAGTAGTTATCACTCTGCCATCCCAGAAGAGAACCAGGCTGCTGTTGGGTGATGGAAGAAGGTGGTGGCAACAACCGTAAGACCCTGGGGAACAGGGGAAGGGGaatggaggaaaggaaggaaactaCTGTGTGCTAAGCATTTTGCTGCAAGCCTGATTACAGGAACAGAGTGGGTCAAGTTTTCTAAAAAGTGGTAGAAATCAATGTTGTGCAAGGCAATGAAGAAACGCCAGAAATCAAGTAAGTGTTGGTTTTAGTATGATGAGTAAGTCCTTAAGAAATCAGGAGAGTAGAAAGGTCAGCTGAATGGTTAGGTGGTGGGAAAACCCAAGCCAGGAGACTCCAAGTCCCAAAGAAGTATGCCGAGAGTGAGCAAACTAGCTCCCCTTGCTGATCAAGATGCAAGGATGCCAGGCAGGATGAGAAAGGGAGGTGGCAAGGCAGAATGGCTGTtaacaagagagagaaaatcaCGTATGTTAATTGAAAGGGACATCCAGGTTTCACCCTCCTGCTTGGAGCAGGGCCATCAGTAGATAAGGTCAGCCACAGCCCTTCCAAGGACGGAGATTCCCCagcctttctgggcaaccttctccagtgctgtgctgctcacCCTGGGAAAAGGTTGTTCCCTAATGTGCAACTCACCCTTCAAGTGTTGTGGCCATTGCCACTTGGTAATTACCTGGCACTGCCAAAGGGACATTAACTCTGTCATCTTTGCAGTCATGCTTAGAATAGttgaaggggagagaaaaggtgACTCACTTTTCCATTGACTTTAAAGCTCTGTGAGTGGGTTTGGGTGCATGCTGCCATGGTTTTGTTCCTGCTCAGCCCTCTAGGTGTGGCTTTCCTGTCTTTATTCCTGAGGCACATCAGGAAGTGCTTAAGAGATTTGGCCATGGGGACGTGAAGCCCTTGCATTAGGTGAAGCAGAGGATGGCAGAATTGCACCTGAACACAGAGGGATCCTGTGTCATGTTTCCCAGCTGAGACAGACAGAAGGCAGTGCTGTTGATGTTGTATGGGGATAGAATAAAGAACTTGCTTCACAACACTTTCCTATGCTCCTTGTCATTTGGGAAGCAGAGCCAGAAGGGACTTTGGCATCAGCTGGCCTCATGGAAGAAAATGGACTCAGTGACAGTCAGCAGTCTCCTCTCTGTCAAGAAAAGGGAGGCCTGCCATCCCCAGAAGAGCTGCTTCTAGTAAGATGCTGTTGGTGTGTGCAAGTATGGTAAGACAGCTAGTCCTTTGCTCTCTATTGTGAATTCAGAGAGTTAGGAGCATCCCCTGCAAACATGCATGACTAACTAGGACACTCTTAGGAGAAAGAGTTGTGACAGAAGTACATGTGTACTGGGAGATTTGTGTGTAACCTTTCATAAAGCGCTTAGGGACTTAGTAGTACAGGCTTGATTCTCCTATTTGATCTTGCCTCAAGCCAGTGAAATAAGtggcaaaggaaaatgagagtagagcagtgcagtgctgggctggcaaCAATGCTGAGTGCATGGAAAGGTACAAACAAGAAGATTTCATGGCAtatgttttctcttcctccagtTCTATAGTGCTGTTGGATATTATCCAGTCACTGTGGGACAGAGATTAGAATGTACACCTGTTATTCCCTTTGCATGCAAGAAAGAAGCACCAGTATCAGGAACAGAGAGGATTTTGCAGGTTTATTTCATTACCAGCTGTGCCAAGCTGCAAACCTGGTACAGAACTGACAAGAATGTGGATGAGGTAGCCCTCCTGGGATGACCAGCTTAGTGAGATGAAACTGATGGAGATGCAGCAGCATTCTGCAGAAAGgagtttttcctgtttatttcttcttatgtACCAAAGCGAGTGTGTTGGGACTTACTGGTTTAGATCAACTTAGTCTGTTTTGCATTGTGGCAGTTCTGgttcagaaagcactgaaaaaatgcaTCAATGTTGTTTTGTGTATAGTTTGGTGCTTATAGCATCATGCTACCACTTTCAGGTTCTTTGGTCAGGAAAATGAGCCAGAGGTGTGAATTCCGGGTTATTTTTAACATGTACTTTCCTCTACCACTGAGAGATTTGAAAACAGTGCAGGAAAATTAAGAAGTGCACAGACTGTTCAGATGCTCTTCATGGTATTTTGTTCATTATTGTTGTTGCAAGAGCCTCTTTAGTAATGGTCATGTTTCTAGGGGGAAGAGAACCTTCCCAAGAAGAGGATACTCTTGGTCTTGTTGTGCCTgataaagaagaggaaaggatgaTCTGCCacaaaaataacagcagcacCAAGACTTCGTGAtgccagtgctgctgagctggcagctgctgcctctgtgcctTCTTCATTGACTTCCAGATAACACTTGTGAAAAGCTTGTGACAAAAACAAATCATTGTTCTCTGATATTCCTGTGAAATCAGCTTGACCTTCAGTGAAGGCATCTTGCATCCCCATCCTGCTCAAAGTAGATTTGAGGTCATATTTCTCTTCTAACGTGAACCTGGGTAGAtaaacttccatttttattttctccattagTTCTGGGCTGGTCCATGCAGACAAGTTTTCAAAACTCAATTCTCTTTCTAGCTGCAGTTggtaaaagaaaatcagaaaattagaCTCTTTAAAAACCTGTGCCCTAAGagctatttcttctcttttcctaaaTGGGGAACATTTCAAGCTGTTGTAAGAGTACCTGAAAAACAGGAGTGAAAGACCAGTTTGGAGATCTTTTTGACTAAAGGAGTATGTTGCTCTAAGGTAGGTCAATGCAGTATTTGAACTGTTCTCAGTAACTTTCAGGAATATAGCAGGATTAAATAGttgtagaagaaaaacatccatGTCAAGTAACAATAGTCTTGTTGATTTGCTGTTCACATTTCTGTCTTCCCTACATTTtagaatttaatgaaaaaagctttttttctacAGCACACCCACTAACACAATGGTGAGAATTTAGTGTTTATTATCAAAAGGCAAAATCGGTCTCTTTACAGAAGGTGGCAGTGTCCATATGTATTAGCTCTGGACATGCTGGAAAATAATGGAAGCTGCCCAATTTGTGgtggttatttttcattttttggaaTGAAATCATGTCTATCTGAATCAGTATGGACAGTGGatctcagcagggctggcttTCCGGCCTCCTTTTTGTTCAGCTGGAAGAAGGCCAGTCTTGTGTGGTTTGGGTTACCTGCTTCCAGGACTGATCACTGGGAACCACGGAAGTGCCAGCTGCCAAGAATAAGAAATCTAGTCTGAGCTCCAAGAGGTTCAAGTTCACAGTGCTAGAACAAGTTTgggatttgcttttccttgagCCTGATCAGTACCCTCCTTCCTAGAAGCATGATTGCAGCAAAGTCTTTTACCTCACAcatgcataaaataaataattacacccttggtttttttcagattatttatgTTCTCAGTTGCTTTACCTTTCGTAGACTGGTGATGTCGCTTGGTAGCAGGATAAACATGCTGAGGTCATTATTAACGTATGGAAGCTCAAGAACATCAGTCTGGACGGATTCTATGTAGGTCCAGTTAAATTTATCACTCAGGTACATCATGGGCACTGGTTTAGTCGTATGCTGCAACAAATCAAATTACATGTTTGCCATTTGTACTCTGACTGAACAGCAAAGGACTGAGGTAAAGTAGCACAGTGGAGGCTTATAGTATTTAGCCTACAAGCTGCCCAGCATGTCTGAAACATCCTTATGGCTCCAAGTGGTAGGACACAGGATCTGCAGAGGACCCCATATCTTCTGGAAAGGCACTTGGAGTCTAGGCAGGCTGTCTTAAGCTGTCTCAGAGGACACCCATCATAGGAAGCTGTATTCCGCTCTGATTTGTCACGCagttagaaatgaaaatgtaaagaacTAACCCATACAGTTTTGTTCACcgttttgttttttcctgccttcGGAGAATGGAAGGTTGTTTCAGGTCAGCCTCTGACAATTTTACTTGCTAGTATGTGTGCGCTGAAGATGTGGTGAAGAAAATATACTGAATGCTTTACATGCAGTAACTTGGATGCTGCATGGATTTAAAGACAGACAGGAATTTCTTTCCCCTATCTTTTTCAGTAGGATACAGGGCAGGATATTCCCATACCGTGTTTATTCTGAAAGGCCTTTGCCTTGTTGCTTCAGCTTCAAACTTTGTTGCCCAGTTTCCTTTGAAGTACAGTGCATTTATCAGGACTAGCCGGGTGAGTGAATCTACGGATCCAGGAGGCAGTAGATTCTGAATTTTGCctagagaaaacagaaggacaTTTACACATTTATACAGTTTTACTGTTTTGATGTAAGTGTTGGCACAGTTTCTGAAGAGATAAGCCAGGGAAATTGTAAGTGCTGATATGGCATGTGTCTAGCTTGAGATTATTCACAAATAGGTGGTTACTGAAGTAATCTTGATTTGCAAAGAAGAGTAAGCCACATTCCTCCCACATTCTGATGGAAGACACTGATTTTAGTAAGAGCTAGGCAGTAGATGTCTACTTTAGGAAAACTGATCTGATTTACCTTTCTGAGGTGAATTGTTTACCTGCCTTGGGCCCCTTGGGTACAGAGACTTTGTTCAGTGCTGAAATGCTTCTTTCTGAATtgggagaggagaggctggagcTTACCTTCAGTGTGGTGTTCAACCTTGGAATTGATCTCTCTCCTGATTTCATCTGCTGCTCCCACAAAGTCAACTGATTGTGGCTCTGAATTGTAATATCTCTTGGCTAACTGTAAGTATTCCTGCAGATGCAAAAGAGACACCTGTCTTATGTTACCTACCAATATGAATGCTAATAAATGACTACAGCCAAacagagggaagacacagtAAAAATTACACAGACTACAAGCACAGCATTTTGTCAAAggaacaaagtattttttagtGGAAATACTCAATTTACATATTCTCACCTAACTACATCTGCAAATCACTCTGAAATTAGATGAACATCccataaaactaaaattttagtGCCCAGCATCTCAGGAAAATTCTCATACAAAACATTTGTGTTAAGGATAACAGCATGATTTGCAgatgtaatgaaaatatttagaagtatATGGTTTATGGTATGTTGTCATAGATAGATCATAAAGGTTAAATGGCAAGGCATAATCTGAATAAATGGCCCACCTACCTTGTTGAAAGGCAATGATTTTTCTCCATATAACTGGTTGACACTTTTAAGCATGTAATTTTTAGTGGGTTGGTTGATTTCAAAGTTGAGTGCTTTAAAACCAGTATGGATATTATCTGATTTGCCCATTTCTGtcttggagaaaaggaaaaaaatatgttattaatCTGTTGTGTAAATTAGTtcaaaatttctatttttttccttcgcACAGCTCCAAGTAAAGTGTTTCTATTCAGGTGATCTGTTACCTGTATTAGCACACAAGAGGTGTTCAAAACTGGGCAGTTATTAAAAGGAGCATTTGAAAGTATTAAAATTTGCAGATGTGATATAGACACTGCAAGTCTTTCAGAATGCAAGCATTAAGAGCCTGAAGTATGTAAAACACTTAAGGGTTTGTAAGTAGAGGTTGTGAAACTAAGTATGTCCAGAGAATGAGGGACAGACTGTAACTGCTAAACAATGCACGAAGATCTGGCTGCATGATTCCTTTCATTTATGGAAGTCAGCTGTGTTACATGGAAAGTTTGCCCCTGCATTTCctaatctttcttttaatgttaatattttgtgatttttttttaatgttgcagtAATTGCAGTACATTCTTTATATTGAAGTAGCAGGATTAAGTGAATGTGGGCTTAAACTCATCAATGACCTTGAGGAAATTAGGTTGTGAATTAGTAAACTACAAATCTGGACCTGTGTTCTATTCATCTTGTCATTACATCAGAATCAGAGGCCTGAACAGACACTTAAATTTCTGAACTATTAGAAAGATCCCTTTGTCCCACAGCACTCTGTAATTCTTACAATTTGGACAAACATCACTCATGAAGAACAGTCCCTCTCCTGTTCATGGTGTGCAAATGGGTTGTTGACATAGCCCCTAAAATAAATCTTCCCACCATGGGAAGAGGGATTTGGCTATGGGGATGTAGATCCAAGTGCCCATTCATCAGAACTTGTGGCTACTGGGGCTTTGCGGGCAGATTGCAGGGAAATGGTTCAGTCCCACAAAAAATAAGGATGATGGGAAAGAGCAGGGAGGAATTGTCAACAGGGACAAACAGCCTTTACTGACTTAGAGGGATTACATTTGCTTTTCCGTATTTTTCTATGTTAAATTACATATACTTTGGTATAAGACGCCTGCCAGTATGTCAAAGAAGTACCTTGGGAATATAACGATTTCCATTTCTCTAAGATTTTTTGCAAGCAACTGATCTACCTTAGGAAATTCCCACATGTCAATTTGTTTTGTTAACTACTCAACTGAAATGGaaactgatttctgaaacaTCAGACATGGGTAGCCTGTAAAAGTTAATGTTCTAGTTTTTGTTGTCTTGATGCTGCAATCAAATGTGCGGAAGGGCAGCTTTGTCCTTGCGATTAGCTCTCTGAGGTAGGAACTGTGCCTGTTCAAAGAACATGTTGATAAATAGCTAGCTACGGGTAATAATTTGACAAAGAAATCTCTCCTCAAACGAAAGGAAAAAGATCAAGACCTCTATTGACAGAGAATGGTAACTTTAAATTTTACAGATTTGAGGTTAGCTTTTGTAATTCTGCCTAAAAAGGGGAAGCATGTAGTAAGTATTGCATTAGGTGAAGGTATCACAGGATGCTGTACCAATTCATTGTGGACACTACATCTGAGGAAGGCAACTATAAGCAAATGCAAATGTGGAAGGAAGATACAAGCAAGAGAAGATGTGACCATGCCCATAGCTTGATCACTAGACTTGGTGAAATACCTTCTGGAAACAAGCAGATCGATTTGATAGATGCTCTTCCGCTCTATAATAGACTTGCATTTTTATGGTTGTGGTGACATTTCTGGCTCCTTCAACTTTGTTAAAGTGAAGTACCTATAGtggaaaaagcaataataaacGCGGCGATAGATTAGTGATGTCATGAGACTGGTGGTGAAGAAAGTCAAACTCAGACTTTATTCTTGTGCCCAGTCCTGACTGAGTAATGTAGTCTTTGGTTAGTTCTTGAGGCCCATGTGTACAAATCGGCTTGTGCACACCAAGCTGAGGGCTGCAGAGCAAAACTCTCATGTACCTACCCTTTCTAAAGGAATCTGCCTGCTTCGAGTTATGCCCTGAGCTGGCCAGTTAATACCTGGGAAGAGCCAATTATCTCCAGATGGAGACTCCCAAAGTCTAAATGAAGCGCTGCCTTGTGtcagaaagcatgaaaatgaTGCAAGCTGTTTCATGCCTTAAATCCCTTGCTCTGGGCATGTGCACCTTACCTGGGCTACCAAGGGTGTGTCCAGCCTTggaatgtttttcagaagagctatgcctttttgtttctttgttttcctgtctttctaGCAGAAGatcattcctttctttcttaCCCTACTAGCCCTCTTCTGTCCTGTCAATCAAGAGTTAAATCACTGCCTTAGCAGGTGGGACAACTGCCTTAGCAGGCGAACACTGACAAAATTCACCTCCTGCCACAGGAGCTGGGTAACCGTGCACTGGGCTGTGCTCACTGCCACCTGCTGAAGCTGGGAACTTTGCACAAATACAACTTAGGGATTTCAGTAAGTGATTTTCCCTGTAAAATACATACCCCAAAGAAATGTTTGTAATCTCACCGTGTTTCTTCTCCGGTCTTCTCAATGTGGATTTATGTTTAGCAAAGTGCAAAACTTACAGTAATTATAGGGGAGAGtcattttttggggggggcatTTCCAAAGAGACGAGACATAAGATGGAAActgtggcagagcagaaggAGAATCCAGGTCTCCCACTCCCTGCTGAGTGCTCAGGTTATGGAGTTTTGGGATAAATATTGCTTATTTCTTCTGGTGAGGTTTAAAAGGAGACAGTGCCACCAGTGCCACTTTTCTCATTTGCTGGGGGCCTGTTTCCAGAGGCTAGAGTAAACTATTTCCTTGGCCTGCACAAGCAGAGGACCAGTCAGTTCATTGCAGTGCACGCCAGGAGAAACGGGAGCTAGCATATGTGTATAGAGTTTTGATGAgtaatttttctgcttatgGCTTTCCTCTGTTCCATCACAGTAAATTTCTTGCATAAAGGCTGTTATTCCAAAAGACCAACCCTTTCAGACAGTACCTTTTGAAGCCTAGACTCACCTTTGCCATCTGATCTGCAGTGTCACCTTTGGCTCCCAAATAAACAGTAGCCAGGGCAGATGAAATACTCAAAGGGGAGAACAAAATGTTCTTGTCACCCACTTCCTGACACTCATGTTTGAAAAAGTCAAGAGCAAAGCTTGTGTTTGCTTTACTCAAAGCTTCCATTGTAACAAACCtgcacagaaagggagaaaagatgCTATTAGTGAACCACTAATTGTGACTGCTATGTGTCTGCAagtttctcttcagtttttgaactttcttttgtgatttaaaagctttctaaaaGTACTTATCCATATGAAGAATGAGGAGGATTGACTATTATAAAGTCATATGAGGTTTAGCATGTCCCGTTTCACTGATGACACTAGCTATCATTTAAGTTAGAGGAAAAGCAGCCTCCAAGCTTGTTATGTGTTTGTTCACCAGGACATACATTGCACTGTCCTTTACAGCATCTTGAAGTGACAGTTGTTAAAGTTACTTATCAGAAGTTACTTATCAGTGCCTGGGCTAGAGGATACTGAGAGACTGTCCCTTATAACAACTTTTATGCTTCAGTTTGTGCAAGCACCTTGTGATGCTCAATTCTCTAGTGAACAAATACTCTAGTAATAGTAACGGTCAAACTGTTCCTTTAGGACAGGACAAAATACTGCTTCCAATGCTTGGGCAAGCAGCACCCCAACTATTGCATGCTAAGCACCCTGAATTCCCTTTTTGACTTTCAAAAATGTCCTGAAACTGTCTTGCAGGGCTAGCCCAGATCCTATCTTCCCAGTTCTTCTGCAGGACGAGGTTTCCATATTCAGTAGACCACAAATGCTGCTATTTGTCATTTGCATTTTAGGTTTAGCTGAGAGCTCTAGGCAGGGCCTAGGAGCTAGTCTGGTTGGTATAGCATGGCCTTAGAATAAAGACAGTTTGTATCCTGCGTAGCTTGCAAACCAGGAGCTGACCTGATGTTCATAAGAACTGAAGAGCACAAGAACAAATTAGCTGACTTACGCAAACACAGTGGTTCTTACTCTGCTGATATATACGCTGGCCAGTGAACTCTAGAAATCAGAGCACTCTGTACAATAAATTACTCTTCCTGTACATTTTTAAGACTTCTACCTTCTAGACCGTGGCCTGTGCAATCCTAGTAAATTACGTTCCCAAGCATTTGTTTCCAGTTCACATCcctgcttcctttttctctatGCATTTGTCAACAAAGCAACATCATCCAAGAGTATATGAGATAAATAATCTCTAGAAATCATTACAGTACCTTGTTTTGTGCAGGGAAGAACACT
Proteins encoded:
- the LOC121084810 gene encoding serpin B10-like is translated as MEALSKANTSFALDFFKHECQEVGDKNILFSPLSISSALATVYLGAKGDTADQMAKVLHFNKVEGARNVTTTIKMQVYYRAEEHLSNRSACFQKTEMGKSDNIHTGFKALNFEINQPTKNYMLKSVNQLYGEKSLPFNKEYLQLAKRYYNSEPQSVDFVGAADEIRREINSKVEHHTEGKIQNLLPPGSVDSLTRLVLINALYFKGNWATKFEAEATRQRPFRINTHTTKPVPMMYLSDKFNWTYIESVQTDVLELPYVNNDLSMFILLPSDITSLRKLERELSFENLSAWTSPELMEKIKMEVYLPRFTLEEKYDLKSTLSRMGMQDAFTEGQADFTGISENNDLFLSQAFHKCYLEVNEEGTEAAAASSAALASRSLGAAVIFVADHPFLFFIRHNKTKSILFLGRFSSP